The following is a genomic window from Dehalococcoidia bacterium.
CGTTGATCGAACCCGATTGCGCCACTTCATCTCAACGGTCCTCGACATGCTGAGCTCCAGATACCGCTTGGGAATGCGAAAAAAAGTCAGCCCTTACATGGCGCCCACCCATCCCCAGGAACAGGCCTGGGAAGCCATTCAGCTGGCCAGACATGAGGAACGGCCTACAGCTATGGACTATATCTCCCGCATCACCTCCACCTTCATCGAAATCCATGGGGACCGATCTTACAGTGACGACCCGGCGATTGTGTGCGGTCTGGCTGAATTCGGAGGGGAAGCCGTCATCGTCATCGGGCAACAGCGAGACCACAACGAAGGACATGCCGGACCGGAGGGATTCCGCAAGGCCAAGCGAGCCATGCGCCTGGCGGCCAAGTTCAATCTGCCGCTCATCAATCTCATCGATACCCCCGGCGCCTATCCGGGTCCGGAATCGGAGGAAAGGGGAATCGGACATGCGATTGCTTCAACCATTGCCCTTCTCTTCGAGCTGCCCGTGCCGGTGATTTCGGTGATCATCGGACAGGGAGGCAGCGAGGGCGCTCTGGCGCTCGGAATCGCCAATCGAACTCTTATTATGGAAAATGCCTTCTTTTCAGTGATCTCACCGGAGAGGGCTGCCTCGATCTTCTTCCGGGATGTCAAAAGAGCAGAAGAACTCGCGGTGGCTCTAAGGCTCACAGCTGCCGATTGCAGTGAGCTTGGGGTGATTGACATCGTAGTGCCGGAGCCTGCAGGAGGAGCCCACACCGACCCGGAAGAAGCCGCCCGCTTACTGAAGAACGTCATCCTTCGGGAATTGCTTCAGATTCAAACCCAATCCCCCAAAACGCTGATCGACTCCAGATATGAGCGATTTCGGCATGGCAAAGAGGGCACCAGATTCTTGAAACGAGTCTTTTCCAAGCAAACAACACAATTTCAGAATCTGCTCCAGAGCGTAAGTGAGATGAGGCAGCATCTCGGAGAAAAACCCGAAGGTGAGAGAATGGCCGATTAAGGCCTATTCCAAGCCCTTCCCATAACGAGCTCGCTCCAGATGCCGAAGGCTCTCTTTGGAAGTTGTGGCATACGTTTCCGCCCCCAGAAAGAGGGCTGGATTCACATGGCCCAGATCGAGAATTCCCGCCGGGGTGAATGCCCCTTCGGTGACGTGGGTGGCGACCACTTCTCCCACGAACCATTCGTGGTCGCCGTATGTCCGATGCTCCACCAACCGGCACTCGTAAGCCGCATAGGCATCGGCCAAAATCGGCACACTGGTCTTCAGCGGTTGCTCTCTGGCAATATTGAACCTGGCAAATTTATCTACGTCCTTCCCCGTAACGCCCCCGACTGCGGCGATAAGCTCTCCCATCTCAAGTGGCAGAAAGTTGACCCCGAATTCCCCGGCCTCCAGTATCAGTTCATAGGTATATCGCTTGGGCGCGATGGAAATCCCTATAAGCGGCGGCTTCTGGGAAACGGAGCTGTGCCAGGCCACGGTCATGGCATTATCCTTCCCCTGCGCATGGCAAGTGACCACCACTGCCAGCCGGGGATAGTGATGGTGAAACCCGCCCGTGCCTTCAACGCTCTTTTTCATCCAAAGGCTCCTTGTTCACGCGTCTACGAGAAAACGCTTGATCATTTGTTCATATTATAGCGAGAAGCTCTTCAGAAGTGAAGGAATAATATCCGGCAGATGCACTCTGACTCGTCATTTGAACTGACGAACACAGCCATGCCCATTCATTCCTGAAAGCGACCTTTTGAACCACTTGTTTACCGCAATTTTACCTCCTGTTTACTGACATTTCCGGATGATAATGATAAAGTGTTAATTATCGTTATCCGAGGTCTAGGGACAACTGCATCTATTGCTAGTTTTTTCGGATCAGAAGGTGCGAGGAGGCTAGCCTTTTGTCGAACCTTCGGCATATGGTGCCATGTTAGTCCCTTAAGGGCGAAATCTTATGCAAAAGTGTCAAGATATTTTGGGGCTGAATCTGAGTTGAAACTGAGAAATTATGCTTCAACTTTTTGGTTCTGGCTATGCCGGGTTAGGCCAGAGCAGGCGGGCGATTCGTCCTGGCAGAATAGTATCGAAGCCGGCGCTGCCGCAAGGCACTCGCCATCATAGCGATTGCCCGCTATCTTACGCAGCAAAAAAGAGCAGCTACTGGAAAGAAGACGGAAGAGGAGGTGCAGATA
Proteins encoded in this region:
- a CDS encoding acetyl-CoA carboxylase carboxyltransferase subunit alpha/beta translates to MKQMISYVTYVVERKRQRNRRPKYLFLNPMKRLPEEEAQCVSCGADLAKSELYQQYRVCEECRFHHSISALERIQLLADPNSFQKIHRTQATSSSAQLPGNVSYQERIHEAQRRTGLSEAVVTGICTIGGNPTVLVVLDFGFLGGNMGIVVGERIAMAFETAVKKKLPVITVVSSGGARIEEGVLSLMQMAKTVAAAKKLHDNRLPHISILTHPTTGEVYASFASLGDMIIAEPKAMVGFAPIRVAEWASENQITEIEHTSESHLDHGLIDQIVDRTRLRHFISTVLDMLSSRYRLGMRKKVSPYMAPTHPQEQAWEAIQLARHEERPTAMDYISRITSTFIEIHGDRSYSDDPAIVCGLAEFGGEAVIVIGQQRDHNEGHAGPEGFRKAKRAMRLAAKFNLPLINLIDTPGAYPGPESEERGIGHAIASTIALLFELPVPVISVIIGQGGSEGALALGIANRTLIMENAFFSVISPERAASIFFRDVKRAEELAVALRLTAADCSELGVIDIVVPEPAGGAHTDPEEAARLLKNVILRELLQIQTQSPKTLIDSRYERFRHGKEGTRFLKRVFSKQTTQFQNLLQSVSEMRQHLGEKPEGERMAD
- a CDS encoding flavin reductase family protein: MKKSVEGTGGFHHHYPRLAVVVTCHAQGKDNAMTVAWHSSVSQKPPLIGISIAPKRYTYELILEAGEFGVNFLPLEMGELIAAVGGVTGKDVDKFARFNIAREQPLKTSVPILADAYAAYECRLVEHRTYGDHEWFVGEVVATHVTEGAFTPAGILDLGHVNPALFLGAETYATTSKESLRHLERARYGKGLE